In Rhodobacter sp. 24-YEA-8, the following are encoded in one genomic region:
- a CDS encoding ABC transporter permease translates to MKALLQPHRIIMMLIAAGLVLWICLVGRWDWLGEPKYQTLILQGIWRTIWLMALSVLIGFTLAVPLGLAQASGPWYLAMPARAFCTVIRGTPLLLQIWLLYYGLGSLFPGIPWIRESELWPVLRQAWPYALLALSLSYAGYEGEVMRGAFASVPRGQIEAARAMGMPRHKILTRISFPQALQSVLPTLGGETVLQLKATPLVATITVLEIYAASSRVRQDLLITYEPLFFVAAVYLALAGVIVLGFGWLESRRPRRTA, encoded by the coding sequence ATGAAGGCGCTGCTGCAACCGCATCGCATCATCATGATGCTGATCGCCGCAGGTCTCGTGCTGTGGATCTGCCTTGTCGGCCGCTGGGACTGGCTGGGAGAGCCGAAATACCAGACCCTGATCCTGCAGGGCATCTGGCGCACGATCTGGCTGATGGCGCTTTCAGTGCTGATCGGGTTCACTCTTGCGGTGCCGCTTGGCCTCGCCCAGGCCTCGGGGCCATGGTATCTGGCGATGCCGGCCCGCGCCTTCTGTACCGTGATCCGCGGTACGCCGCTTTTGTTGCAGATCTGGCTTTTATATTACGGGCTGGGCTCGCTTTTCCCTGGTATCCCCTGGATCCGCGAAAGTGAGCTTTGGCCGGTTTTGCGCCAGGCTTGGCCCTATGCGCTGCTGGCCTTGTCGCTGTCTTACGCGGGTTATGAGGGCGAGGTGATGCGCGGGGCCTTTGCTTCGGTGCCCCGTGGCCAGATCGAGGCCGCCCGTGCCATGGGGATGCCGCGCCACAAGATCCTGACGCGGATTTCCTTCCCCCAGGCGCTGCAAAGCGTCTTGCCGACCCTCGGCGGGGAAACTGTGCTTCAGCTGAAAGCCACGCCACTGGTCGCGACGATCACGGTGCTGGAGATCTATGCCGCTTCCAGCCGGGTCCGCCAGGATCTGTTAATCACCTATGAGCCGCTGTTCTTTGTCGCAGCGGTCTATCTGGCGCTGGCCGGGGTGATCGTGCTGGGCTTTGGCTGGCTCGAAAGCCGGCGTCCGCGCCGTACCGCCTGA
- a CDS encoding 4-oxalocrotonate tautomerase yields MSENKDQKMPMIRIEMFEGRTVEQKRACAKALTQAFVETCGGTPEALQIVFTDVAKHDWAFGGRLGSDPKPE; encoded by the coding sequence ATAAGTGAAAACAAGGACCAGAAAATGCCAATGATCCGTATCGAAATGTTCGAAGGCCGCACTGTCGAACAAAAGCGTGCCTGTGCCAAAGCCCTCACCCAGGCCTTTGTCGAAACCTGCGGTGGCACGCCGGAAGCGCTTCAGATCGTCTTTACAGATGTTGCGAAACACGACTGGGCTTTTGGCGGGCGGCTCGGGTCCGACCCGAAACCGGAGTGA
- a CDS encoding LLM class flavin-dependent oxidoreductase has protein sequence MDFSHFLSSHLLSREAGGKQLYREMTDQAIHAETCGYRGVAIPEHHLINILLVPSPLQLAVRIASVTRELEIATSICQLPIRDMRVFAGEVVQAQALCDGRLVLGVGKGAFGFETGRIGVPMEDTRAIFEESLAVLEALLTREEVAWEGARYRFDALTVMPRPEDPVPLALAIMAPPGIEAAAATGYSVQTTPLGASHEILRSQVDAFHSGRARAGRPDRQRLSLQRTLWLACDEAEAEQMTARAHHYYQSFDNVFGGPGLVDHGMIRPLPRRQTVEELRQNVLICTRAEMIDRLAGYAELGIDEVIASSNFGQPQEATLEMMSRFAAEVMPSIRPMRQKVA, from the coding sequence TTGGATTTTTCACATTTTCTCAGCAGTCATCTCCTGAGCCGGGAGGCCGGGGGCAAGCAGCTCTACCGTGAGATGACCGACCAGGCGATTCATGCCGAAACCTGTGGCTATCGCGGTGTCGCAATTCCGGAACACCATCTGATCAACATTTTGCTGGTCCCTTCGCCGCTGCAGCTTGCGGTCAGAATCGCGTCTGTGACCAGGGAGCTCGAAATTGCGACCTCGATCTGTCAGCTGCCGATCAGAGATATGCGTGTCTTCGCCGGTGAGGTCGTGCAGGCCCAGGCGCTTTGTGACGGGCGACTTGTGCTTGGGGTCGGCAAGGGGGCATTCGGCTTTGAAACCGGCCGGATCGGCGTTCCGATGGAAGACACCAGGGCCATTTTTGAAGAAAGCCTTGCCGTTCTCGAGGCGCTTCTGACACGCGAAGAAGTCGCATGGGAGGGGGCACGCTATCGCTTTGACGCGCTTACAGTCATGCCGCGCCCCGAAGATCCGGTCCCGCTCGCGCTGGCGATCATGGCGCCGCCGGGGATCGAGGCGGCTGCAGCTACGGGCTATTCTGTCCAGACCACACCGCTGGGGGCCAGTCATGAGATCCTGCGCAGTCAGGTGGATGCATTCCACTCCGGCCGCGCCCGGGCAGGCCGACCGGATCGTCAGCGGCTTTCGCTGCAACGCACATTATGGCTTGCGTGTGATGAGGCAGAGGCGGAGCAGATGACCGCCCGGGCGCATCACTATTACCAGAGCTTTGACAATGTGTTTGGCGGACCGGGCCTGGTTGATCATGGCATGATCCGCCCGCTGCCACGGCGTCAGACGGTTGAGGAGTTACGCCAGAACGTGCTCATCTGTACGCGGGCCGAGATGATCGACAGGCTGGCAGGGTATGCTGAACTTGGGATCGATGAGGTGATCGCCTCGTCGAATTTCGGCCAGCCCCAGGAGGCCACGCTGGAGATGATGAGCCGCTTTGCGGCAGAGGTCATGCCCTCCATCCGGCCCATGCGCCAAAAAGTTGCATAA
- the argB gene encoding acetylglutamate kinase produces the protein MQDAQNTAKMLSEALPYLQRYEDAVVVVKFGGNAMGDDGAMAEFARDIVLMKQVGLHPVVVHGGGPMINEMLSKLGIKSEFVRGKRVTDKATVEVVEMILSGLVNKRIVQAIMDAGGRAVGISGKDDDLMVCEADDPELGFVGRPVEMNVQVLRDLYLAGIIPVVAPVATGMNDNETFNVNGDTAAGAIAGALQADRLLLLTDVAGVKGADGEVMTSLSPQEIRQLTSDGVIAGGMIPKTETALKAIEEGVRAVTILDGRIPNAALLELFTDHGAGSQIRSTEPRVKPRVKRG, from the coding sequence ATGCAAGACGCCCAGAACACCGCGAAAATGCTCTCGGAAGCACTGCCCTATCTGCAGCGATATGAGGATGCGGTGGTCGTCGTGAAATTCGGCGGCAATGCGATGGGCGATGACGGGGCGATGGCCGAATTCGCGCGCGATATCGTGTTGATGAAGCAGGTCGGCCTGCATCCGGTCGTGGTGCATGGCGGCGGGCCGATGATCAATGAGATGCTGTCGAAACTGGGCATCAAATCGGAATTCGTGCGCGGCAAACGGGTGACCGACAAGGCGACGGTCGAGGTGGTCGAGATGATCCTCTCGGGCCTTGTGAACAAGCGCATCGTGCAGGCGATCATGGATGCAGGCGGGCGCGCGGTCGGGATTTCCGGCAAGGATGACGATCTTATGGTCTGCGAGGCCGATGATCCTGAACTGGGCTTTGTCGGCCGCCCGGTCGAGATGAATGTTCAGGTGCTGCGCGACCTTTACCTCGCCGGGATCATCCCCGTTGTGGCGCCGGTGGCGACCGGCATGAATGACAATGAGACCTTCAATGTGAATGGCGACACCGCGGCCGGTGCAATTGCCGGCGCGCTGCAGGCCGACCGGCTGCTTCTTCTGACCGATGTGGCCGGGGTGAAAGGGGCGGATGGCGAGGTCATGACCTCGCTTTCCCCGCAAGAGATCCGCCAGCTGACCAGCGACGGCGTGATCGCAGGCGGCATGATCCCGAAAACCGAGACCGCGCTGAAGGCGATCGAAGAAGGGGTGCGGGCGGTGACCATCCTCGATGGCCGCATTCCGAATGCGGCGCTCCTGGAACTCTTTACCGATCACGGGGCAGGCAGCCAGATCCGCTCGACCGAACCCCGGGTGAAACCGCGCGTGAAACGCGGCTGA
- a CDS encoding ABC transporter permease — protein MESTLGLLALSPPGWGGTLLIALWASIRIAVGAFGIGLVIGLAGAYGKIYGGPVLRDCLSVYTTMVRALPELILILLLYFGLTDLLNRALMALDFGRIQISGVVAGIIVLGVVQGAYATEILRGAILAVPPGQIEAAKAMGMPARKVASRITLPTMLGLALPGLSNLWLIATKDTALMAIVGFNELTLATRQAASTTKAFFTFFIAAGLIYLVITLISTWGFARLERWARRGDPPRQTGGR, from the coding sequence GTGGAAAGCACACTCGGCCTTTTGGCCCTCAGCCCTCCCGGATGGGGGGGCACGCTGCTGATCGCGCTCTGGGCGTCAATCCGGATCGCGGTCGGCGCCTTTGGCATCGGTCTGGTGATCGGCCTCGCAGGCGCCTATGGCAAGATCTATGGCGGGCCGGTCCTGCGCGATTGCCTCAGCGTTTACACGACAATGGTGCGGGCTTTGCCCGAGCTGATCCTGATCCTTCTGTTGTATTTCGGGCTGACCGATCTGCTGAACCGTGCCCTGATGGCGCTGGATTTCGGCCGGATCCAGATTTCCGGCGTTGTCGCCGGGATCATCGTGCTGGGCGTGGTGCAGGGCGCCTATGCGACCGAGATCCTGCGCGGCGCCATTCTTGCGGTGCCGCCCGGCCAGATCGAGGCCGCGAAAGCGATGGGGATGCCGGCGCGCAAAGTGGCCAGCCGCATCACCTTGCCGACCATGCTGGGCCTGGCGCTGCCGGGCCTGTCTAACCTCTGGCTGATCGCGACCAAGGACACGGCATTGATGGCGATTGTGGGCTTTAACGAGCTGACCCTTGCGACCCGCCAGGCGGCAAGCACCACCAAGGCCTTCTTCACCTTTTTCATCGCAGCGGGTCTGATTTACCTTGTGATTACTCTGATTTCGACCTGGGGCTTCGCGCGCCTGGAACGCTGGGCACGGCGCGGTGACCCGCCCCGCCAGACAGGAGGTCGCTGA
- a CDS encoding transporter substrate-binding domain-containing protein — MTMKRIALAAAFAIGFTGMAAAETVRVGMAPEPYPPFASVDASGNWTGWEIEMMEAVCKAAALDCVITPTAWDGIIPALTAGQIDAIMNSMSINDERLKVIDFSNKYYNTPSMIVAAKGAGITPDPAGLTGKILGVQVATIHQAYAEKHFAGVASEIKAYQTQDEANQDLVAGRVDAIQADSTALDAFLASPDGQACCESMGAVADDPAVLGLGVGVGIRKGDEKLKEAFNKGIAAVRADGSYDTITAKYFTSSIYGE; from the coding sequence ATGACTATGAAAAGAATCGCACTCGCCGCCGCTTTTGCCATCGGCTTTACCGGTATGGCCGCTGCCGAGACCGTTCGCGTCGGCATGGCGCCTGAACCCTATCCGCCCTTTGCCAGCGTCGATGCCTCTGGGAACTGGACCGGCTGGGAAATCGAGATGATGGAGGCGGTCTGCAAGGCGGCAGCGCTTGACTGTGTCATCACCCCCACCGCCTGGGACGGCATTATCCCCGCTTTGACCGCAGGTCAGATTGATGCGATCATGAATTCGATGTCGATCAATGATGAACGTCTGAAAGTTATTGATTTTTCGAATAAATACTACAACACACCCTCGATGATCGTCGCCGCGAAAGGCGCGGGCATCACGCCGGATCCCGCCGGATTGACGGGTAAGATCCTCGGCGTTCAGGTTGCGACCATCCATCAGGCCTATGCCGAGAAGCATTTCGCAGGCGTGGCCTCCGAGATCAAAGCCTATCAGACCCAGGACGAGGCGAACCAGGACCTGGTCGCGGGCCGCGTCGATGCGATCCAGGCGGATTCGACCGCCCTTGATGCCTTCCTCGCCTCGCCCGATGGTCAGGCCTGCTGTGAATCGATGGGCGCTGTCGCCGATGATCCGGCGGTGCTGGGGCTTGGCGTCGGCGTCGGGATCCGCAAGGGCGATGAAAAGCTGAAAGAAGCTTTCAACAAGGGCATCGCGGCGGTTCGGGCCGATGGCAGCTATGACACCATCACCGCGAAATATTTCACCTCGTCGATCTATGGCGAATAA
- the yidC gene encoding membrane protein insertase YidC: MDEKNNKNLILAMVLSALVILVWFWLFPPPETTAPVETATTEQPGAALPEAGVVAGSEPVPEAPRLRVETPQLEGSISLRGGRIDDLRLKNYHETIEDDSPIVRLLTPQGEQGAWFALFGWRPAGSLTEGDVPGAQTEWTPVTTGALSPGNPAKLTWDNGKGLTFTREISVDEEFMFTVNETVANSGTGDASMFYYGQIQRYGLPANMKSFFILHEGAIARADGKLTETTYKNIVALDPVEREAAPASVVEASDGGWIGFTDHYWMSLLVPEQGKPITQVTKYVASHDLYLTEARQPTVIVPPGQSLTTSTRFFVGAKEWEAIRDYQNEPGFVSKLFGAKVDEARAPIPGFIDSIDWGWFYFLTKPIFALLHWIHGLIGNMGLAIIALTFVLKLIVLPLAYKSYVSMARMKELQPEMEALKERAGEDKQRLQKEMLQLYRDKKVNPAAGCLPILIQIPIFFSLYKVIFVTIELRHAPFFGWLQDLSAPDPSSLFNLFGALPWDAPATGSILHLVFIGVLPILLGISMWLQQKLNPAPTDPVQASIFAWMPWVFMFMLGGFASGLVVYWITNNVITFSQQFIIMRSHGHKPDIFGNIRSGFRKKEAAANANKAPAGKVADKGSAKKK; this comes from the coding sequence ATGGACGAGAAAAACAACAAGAACCTCATTCTCGCCATGGTGCTCAGCGCTCTGGTCATCCTGGTGTGGTTCTGGCTCTTCCCTCCGCCGGAAACGACGGCTCCGGTTGAGACCGCCACCACGGAACAACCCGGTGCCGCTTTGCCTGAGGCGGGCGTTGTCGCAGGTTCGGAGCCCGTTCCCGAAGCGCCGCGTCTGCGGGTGGAAACGCCTCAGCTGGAAGGGTCGATCTCGCTGCGCGGTGGCCGTATCGACGATCTGCGTCTGAAAAATTACCACGAGACCATCGAAGATGACTCGCCGATTGTCCGTCTGCTGACGCCGCAAGGCGAGCAGGGCGCCTGGTTCGCGCTCTTCGGCTGGCGCCCCGCCGGTTCGCTGACCGAGGGCGATGTGCCCGGGGCGCAAACCGAATGGACGCCGGTGACCACCGGCGCGCTGTCGCCGGGCAATCCTGCGAAACTGACCTGGGACAATGGCAAGGGCCTGACCTTCACCCGCGAGATCTCGGTGGATGAAGAGTTCATGTTCACCGTCAATGAGACGGTTGCGAACAGCGGCACCGGCGATGCCTCGATGTTCTATTACGGTCAGATCCAGCGCTATGGCCTGCCCGCAAATATGAAGAGCTTCTTCATCCTGCATGAAGGCGCCATTGCCCGCGCCGATGGCAAGCTGACCGAAACCACCTATAAAAACATCGTCGCCCTCGACCCGGTTGAACGCGAGGCCGCCCCGGCCAGTGTCGTCGAAGCCTCGGATGGCGGCTGGATCGGCTTTACCGATCACTATTGGATGTCGCTTCTGGTGCCTGAACAGGGCAAGCCGATCACCCAGGTTACGAAATATGTGGCCTCGCATGACCTCTACCTGACCGAGGCGCGTCAGCCGACCGTGATCGTGCCCCCGGGCCAAAGCCTCACCACCTCGACCCGCTTCTTCGTCGGTGCCAAGGAATGGGAAGCGATCCGCGACTATCAGAACGAGCCAGGCTTCGTGTCAAAACTGTTCGGTGCCAAGGTCGATGAGGCTCGCGCACCGATCCCCGGGTTCATCGATTCGATTGACTGGGGCTGGTTCTACTTCCTGACCAAGCCGATCTTCGCGCTGCTGCACTGGATCCATGGTCTGATCGGCAATATGGGCCTTGCGATCATCGCACTGACCTTCGTGCTGAAGCTGATCGTGCTGCCATTGGCTTATAAATCCTATGTCTCGATGGCGCGGATGAAAGAGCTGCAGCCCGAGATGGAGGCGCTCAAGGAACGGGCCGGCGAAGACAAGCAGCGCCTGCAAAAGGAAATGCTGCAGCTTTACCGCGACAAAAAGGTCAATCCGGCGGCAGGCTGCCTGCCAATCCTGATCCAGATTCCGATCTTCTTCTCGCTTTACAAGGTGATCTTCGTCACCATCGAATTGCGGCATGCGCCTTTCTTTGGCTGGCTGCAGGACCTCTCGGCGCCCGATCCGTCATCGCTCTTCAACCTGTTCGGCGCGCTGCCCTGGGATGCACCGGCGACCGGCTCGATCCTGCATCTGGTCTTTATCGGCGTGCTGCCGATCCTCCTCGGCATCAGCATGTGGCTGCAGCAAAAGCTGAACCCGGCGCCCACCGATCCCGTCCAGGCCTCGATCTTCGCCTGGATGCCCTGGGTGTTCATGTTCATGCTTGGTGGTTTTGCTTCGGGCCTGGTGGTTTACTGGATCACCAACAACGTCATCACCTTCTCGCAGCAGTTCATCATCATGCGCAGCCACGGGCACAAGCCGGATATCTTCGGCAATATCCGTTCGGGCTTTCGCAAGAAGGAAGCGGCGGCCAATGCCAATAAAGCGCCCGCCGGCAAGGTCGCGGATAAAGGCAGTGCGAAAAAGAAATGA
- a CDS encoding TetR/AcrR family transcriptional regulator, whose product MSAEDKSRAAKAPRKLSEANINRREEILDATERVLRRDGYSGLTARKVAAEAGFSLGHITYNFSGMDEVLSETYRRLSGRLRDSTANAGCADAPPLARLAGFLDAAFTPEFLDAGHLRLRIDLWSAALTSGVIAATESELYGHYRSDLEGLLLAVAGDDPARRAQVPLLTDTLMATLDGLWLDWMRRRDDAGIRHGLKGCMALVHALLP is encoded by the coding sequence TTGAGTGCAGAAGACAAATCCCGCGCAGCAAAGGCGCCCCGCAAACTGAGCGAGGCGAATATCAACCGTCGCGAAGAGATCCTCGACGCGACCGAGCGGGTGCTGCGCCGGGACGGATATTCCGGCCTTACCGCCCGCAAGGTTGCGGCTGAAGCCGGTTTCTCACTGGGGCATATTACATATAATTTCAGTGGGATGGACGAAGTCCTCTCGGAAACCTATCGCCGCCTTTCGGGGCGCCTGCGCGATAGCACCGCCAATGCCGGTTGCGCAGATGCGCCGCCTCTGGCCCGGCTTGCCGGATTTCTCGACGCGGCTTTCACACCTGAATTTCTTGACGCCGGTCACCTGCGGCTCCGGATTGATCTCTGGTCGGCTGCGCTGACATCCGGGGTGATTGCTGCGACCGAATCCGAACTTTACGGGCATTATCGCAGCGATCTTGAGGGGCTTTTGCTGGCGGTCGCAGGCGACGATCCCGCGCGCCGGGCGCAGGTGCCTTTGCTGACCGACACGCTGATGGCCACGCTGGACGGGCTCTGGCTGGACTGGATGCGCCGGCGTGATGATGCAGGGATCCGCCACGGGCTTAAGGGGTGTATGGCGCTGGTCCACGCGCTTTTGCCCTGA
- a CDS encoding MOSC domain-containing protein — protein sequence MTSEGRLAQIFRHPIKAHGREQLASVRLSEGEAMPWDRHWAVAHDLSKFDPAAPSWKPCINFQRAARSPTLMAIEAQFDEVSGEMRLTHPELPPLVFFPESEGEKLIDWVLPISPQLRFRPVALVHAPDRAMTDTAYASVSIKNLASNAALGQKMKRDLSIHRWRGNLWVDGFAPWEEMNWVGRRLRIGATVLEIRERVGRCRATMSNPETGQVDADTLDALMETVGVQDFGVFGTVLEGGEIRPQDRVEVLA from the coding sequence ATGACCAGTGAAGGGCGCCTCGCGCAAATCTTCCGTCACCCGATTAAGGCCCACGGACGCGAGCAACTCGCGTCCGTTCGGCTGTCGGAAGGCGAGGCGATGCCCTGGGATCGCCACTGGGCCGTCGCGCATGATCTGTCGAAATTCGATCCCGCGGCGCCGTCCTGGAAGCCCTGCATCAACTTTCAGCGCGCGGCGCGCAGCCCGACGCTGATGGCCATCGAGGCACAGTTCGATGAGGTGTCGGGCGAGATGCGGCTCACCCATCCGGAACTGCCGCCCCTGGTCTTCTTTCCCGAGAGCGAAGGCGAAAAGCTGATCGACTGGGTGCTGCCGATCAGCCCACAGCTGCGGTTTCGCCCGGTCGCGCTGGTGCACGCGCCGGATCGCGCAATGACAGACACGGCCTATGCCAGCGTTTCGATCAAAAACCTCGCCTCAAATGCCGCACTCGGGCAGAAGATGAAGCGCGACCTCTCAATCCATCGCTGGCGCGGCAATCTTTGGGTTGATGGTTTCGCGCCCTGGGAAGAGATGAACTGGGTAGGACGGCGGTTGCGGATTGGCGCCACCGTGCTTGAGATTCGCGAAAGAGTGGGGCGCTGCCGTGCCACTATGTCGAATCCGGAAACCGGCCAGGTTGATGCGGATACATTGGATGCGCTGATGGAAACCGTCGGCGTGCAGGATTTCGGTGTGTTCGGCACCGTGCTGGAGGGCGGTGAGATCCGCCCGCAAGACAGGGTCGAGGTACTGGCATGA
- a CDS encoding ABC transporter ATP-binding protein, with amino-acid sequence MAARAEAIRVEDLHKSFGPHEVLKGVSISAKEGDVVTLIGGSGSGKSTLLRCVNFLETPSSGRILIGGEEVRCRGDGTPADRHQIERIRQSLGMVFQQFNLWTHKTVLENLIEVPVHVLKKPKDEAIVTARKLLDRVGLSAKEDAYPAFLSGGQQQRAAIARALCMEPRAMLFDEPTSALDPELVGEVLAVIRSLADEGRTMLLVTHEMKFAREVSDHIVYLYNGLIEEEGPPDQLFGAPQSARLKQFLKSVS; translated from the coding sequence ATCGCAGCCAGAGCCGAGGCAATCCGGGTCGAGGATCTGCATAAGAGCTTCGGTCCGCATGAGGTGCTCAAGGGGGTCTCGATCTCGGCAAAAGAGGGCGATGTGGTCACGCTGATCGGTGGATCCGGCTCGGGGAAATCCACGCTTTTGCGCTGCGTGAACTTTCTTGAGACGCCCTCATCGGGGCGGATTCTGATCGGCGGGGAAGAGGTGCGCTGCCGCGGCGACGGCACCCCGGCCGACCGCCACCAGATCGAGCGGATCCGCCAAAGCCTTGGCATGGTGTTCCAGCAGTTCAATCTCTGGACCCATAAGACGGTGCTGGAGAATCTGATCGAAGTGCCGGTCCATGTGCTGAAAAAGCCAAAGGACGAGGCCATTGTGACCGCCCGTAAACTGCTGGACCGGGTCGGCCTTTCGGCCAAGGAAGATGCCTATCCTGCCTTTCTCTCGGGCGGTCAGCAGCAACGCGCTGCCATCGCGCGTGCGCTGTGCATGGAGCCGCGCGCCATGTTGTTTGACGAGCCGACCTCGGCGCTTGACCCGGAACTGGTCGGTGAGGTTCTCGCCGTCATCCGCAGCCTGGCAGATGAAGGGCGCACCATGCTGCTGGTAACGCATGAGATGAAATTCGCCCGCGAAGTATCAGACCATATTGTCTATCTTTATAACGGGTTGATCGAGGAGGAAGGGCCGCCTGACCAGCTCTTCGGTGCTCCGCAATCGGCCCGGCTTAAACAGTTTCTTAAATCGGTCTCGTAA
- the yihA gene encoding ribosome biogenesis GTP-binding protein YihA/YsxC, producing MTMAFTLAAEPEDAARETGRLLFAGPVDFVKGVTTMAALPPADRVEVCFAGRSNVGKSSLINALTTRKSLARASNTPGRTQEINFFTLGDSRYLVDLPGYGFAEAPVAIVRKWQELLKSYLAGRQTLRRAFVLIDTRHGVKAVDDEIMGLLDRSAVTFQVVMTKSDKVNLATREANIEQVKQALQKHPAAYPEIIVTSSEKGEGVETLRAVIATLE from the coding sequence ATGACGATGGCGTTTACCCTTGCTGCAGAACCGGAGGACGCGGCGCGCGAAACCGGGCGGCTGCTTTTTGCGGGACCAGTCGATTTCGTGAAGGGCGTGACCACCATGGCGGCGCTGCCACCGGCTGATCGTGTGGAGGTCTGCTTTGCCGGTCGCTCCAATGTCGGAAAATCCAGCCTGATCAATGCGCTGACCACGCGCAAAAGCCTCGCGCGCGCGTCCAATACCCCGGGTCGGACGCAGGAGATCAACTTTTTTACCCTCGGCGACAGCCGCTATCTGGTTGACCTTCCCGGCTATGGTTTCGCCGAAGCCCCGGTGGCTATCGTGCGCAAATGGCAGGAATTGCTCAAATCCTATCTTGCCGGGCGTCAGACCTTGCGGCGTGCTTTTGTTCTGATCGACACGCGGCATGGCGTGAAAGCGGTAGATGACGAGATCATGGGCCTGCTCGACCGGTCGGCGGTGACCTTCCAGGTTGTGATGACCAAGTCGGATAAGGTCAATCTCGCCACCCGCGAGGCCAATATCGAGCAGGTGAAACAGGCTTTGCAAAAGCATCCGGCCGCTTATCCCGAGATCATCGTGACCAGTTCAGAAAAGGGCGAGGGCGTCGAGACCCTGCGCGCCGTGATCGCAACGCTGGAATAG
- a CDS encoding alpha/beta fold hydrolase, translating into MAAIDCAYSVAGEGPPLFLIHGIGARRATFARLVEGLQDRFTCISYDLRGHGESPQPAGRFGLDDLVDDLEALRAKLGIERAHFAGHSLGGMIGPAYTRRYPDRVRSLGLWSTAAFRSEEDSAKVRAVVQAMREKGIGPVLDTLTARWFTDAFVAARPDVIAWRKQQVVDTPAEVFLNVFDIYAETEMAPWLHKIHTSAQVLTGALDGGCNPRLNGLIAGAMPGAELVILPELKHAIFIEATEQVLPHVRRFLLAREQAE; encoded by the coding sequence ATGGCCGCGATCGATTGCGCTTATTCGGTGGCGGGCGAGGGCCCGCCGCTTTTCCTCATCCACGGGATCGGTGCGCGCCGTGCCACCTTTGCCCGGCTGGTCGAAGGGCTGCAAGACCGCTTCACCTGTATCAGCTATGATCTGCGGGGCCATGGTGAAAGCCCGCAGCCCGCCGGCCGCTTTGGCCTTGATGACCTTGTTGATGATCTCGAGGCGTTGCGGGCAAAGCTTGGCATCGAGCGCGCCCATTTCGCCGGCCATTCGCTGGGCGGGATGATCGGCCCGGCCTATACGCGGCGTTACCCTGATCGGGTGCGCTCGCTGGGCCTCTGGTCGACCGCCGCCTTCCGCAGCGAGGAAGACAGCGCGAAGGTCAGGGCGGTGGTACAGGCGATGCGCGAAAAGGGCATCGGCCCGGTGCTGGATACGCTGACCGCGCGCTGGTTCACCGATGCTTTCGTGGCCGCCCGCCCGGATGTGATCGCCTGGCGCAAGCAGCAGGTGGTCGATACCCCGGCGGAAGTCTTTCTGAATGTGTTTGATATTTATGCGGAAACCGAAATGGCGCCCTGGCTGCATAAAATTCATACATCTGCCCAGGTTCTGACCGGCGCGCTTGACGGCGGCTGCAATCCTCGTCTCAATGGGCTGATCGCCGGGGCAATGCCCGGGGCGGAACTGGTGATCCTTCCGGAGTTGAAACATGCGATTTTCATTGAGGCGACCGAACAGGTGCTGCCGCATGTGCGCCGGTTCCTGCTTGCCCGGGAGCAGGCGGAGTAA